Genomic segment of Rhodococcus rhodochrous:
TCCGCCGCACCGAGCGCGACGCGGTCTTCGGGATCGTCGTGGCACTGACCGCGGTGACCCTGCTGTCGCCCGCCGCGCTGCCCTGGTACTACTCCTGGCCGCTCGCCGTCGCCGCCGCCTTCGCGATGTCGCCCAGGGTGCTCATGGTGCTCGTCGGGTTGTCGACCTGGTTGATGTTGATCTTCAACCCCGACGGGTCGATCGGGATGTACAACATCGCGCACGTCGCACTCGCGGTGTTCGCCTCGATCGTCGCGGCCCGTTCGCTCGTCACCCGTGATCCGCTGCGCCTGCGGTTGCGGCCACGAGCGGCATCGCCCGCCGGCGCTGCCCGGGACGACCGTGCCTGACCGCCCCGCGGGGATCGCGGCCGACGATCTCACCCGGGCCTACGCCTACTGCGCCGAACTCACCGCCGAACACGGACGCACCTACAACCTCGCGACCCGGTTGCTGCCGGCCCCGCGCCGACACGCCGTGCACGCGCTCTACGGGTTCGCCAGACATGTCGACGACATCGTCGACGTCACCGCCGTGGACGACCCGGAGGCCGCGATCCGCGGGGTCGACGACGCGCACGCCCGCCTGCACGCCGCGCTCGCGGGTGATCCCGGCCCGCTCGACGAGACCGGTCTGGTGGTCCGTGCGCTCGCCGACACGATCCGGCAGTACCGCATCCCGACCGGGTACTTCGACGCCTTCATCCGTTCCATGCGCATGGACGTGCCGCGCACGCCCGAGTTCCGGCCCCACTACCGGACCATCGAGGAACTGCGCGAGTACATGCACGGCTCCGCGGCAGTGATCGGTCTCGAACTGCTGCCCATCCTCGACGTCGCCGATCCTGCCGCCCCACCGGCCGCGGCCGCGCTCGGTGAGGCATTCCAGCTCACCAACTTCATCCGCGACGTCGGCGAAGACCTCGAGCGCGGACGCGTCTACATCCCG
This window contains:
- a CDS encoding phytoene/squalene synthase family protein — protein: MPDRPAGIAADDLTRAYAYCAELTAEHGRTYNLATRLLPAPRRHAVHALYGFARHVDDIVDVTAVDDPEAAIRGVDDAHARLHAALAGDPGPLDETGLVVRALADTIRQYRIPTGYFDAFIRSMRMDVPRTPEFRPHYRTIEELREYMHGSAAVIGLELLPILDVADPAAPPAAAALGEAFQLTNFIRDVGEDLERGRVYIPLDLWSAFGVDIDLLQECRRTGAVDPRVRRALAHAVALTRAEYRKAEPGLAVLPDRIRPGIRAAFTLYGRILDEVERSGFRVLDRRATVPRRTRAAVMLTEYVTGSLLRQR